The nucleotide sequence GTGAGAAGATGTTTCTCTATCTCTGCTTCAAAGTCGCCCTCGCCAAGGTCTTAGGCAACCCTGGTTTCTTCGTGTTTGACGATCCGACGCTCCATTTAGATGGTGAACGGAAAGCGTTGATGGTAGATTTTATCTGTCAACTCGCTGAAGAACACCAAGTCGTTGTGACGAGTTATGATGAGGATGTCCGTTCGGGGTTGGAGGGCGCGCATCTCATTGAGATGAGCAGAGAAACATAGAGACAGAGCGATTTAGTTTTCCATATTTGGGTATTTCGCCAAGGAAGCCTCGCCAGCGATAGAGACAGATTTGTTGCTGTGGAAGTCAAACTACTGCATCGGTGAAAACGGGGCAGGGAGCAGGAGCTTGCTCTCCTGTGTGATCGGTCTGACAGAACCTTTCGGGGGCCAGACACCTTTCTCGCGTGTCTCTGCTCGGATCCGGGCGCGTTCTTCAAAACTCCGATACGCCCATAGGTGGATGAAATTGTTGACACCACCGTATTCCGAGTACCAACAACCTGCCAAGGGTGAGTATTTCACGCGTTCGGGGATAGCAGCACCCCATGCCTCCAGTACTTGCGGCATGCCCTCGACGGGATAAGTGTACAAACGCATTTCATATAACGGACCGAGGTCTTTTTCACCTAAGGGTTCCATAAAAGGGGCTGGCAGAAAAATCTCAGAGACCATCGACACAATGAGATCGCTTGTATCAGGGGGCCATACCGGATTTGGTTCGGCTTCCGCAGCGCGTCGGATTTCTGCTCGCTGTTCGAGACTTTCGTAGGGCCATACGGCAACCATCTGATTCAGCGGTCCTACTTCGGTGTACCAATGTCCACCGAGTTTCGAGAGTTCTTGGCGAGCCGGTAATTTTTCGCCGAAGCGTTCCCAGTATTCGTTAAGTTGACCGAGTTTCAGGTTATAGGTTCTTATTTCATAGATCACGCTATCTCTCCTATGTTTTAAGGCGTTACGGACTTAACATCGAACGAATATCATCTTCACAAATGAAATCAACTGTGACACCATTCTGACGAAGCGCATCTCGGAAGTTCCACCATTCACTATCTACTGCTTGTAGGATAGGAGGTTTTTCTGAGTGTGCAAGTGCGACAGCGATGAATTTTTTATCATCTGGATCGAAATCCGTTAGTGCAGGGTCTGTTGGGAACTCTTGAAAATCAGTCTCTAAATCATCAACAGGCGTAATGGAAACCAAGTCGCATTGTTGCGGGTTTGCCCAATTTATCTCCGCCCATTTGAGGAAAGCGTCTCCAACACCAGGAAAACCTCCCGCATTCAACTTATTCCGGTATTCTTCAATAATTCGCCGATCATCATCTAACACTAATTTTACGTCCCCTTCAGTGATCTGCATCAGTATGTCAATACAGGTTTCTACGCAGTCTTCAGAGGCTTGGTCTGCTCTTCCATTAGCAACCAGCGGAACATTTGTATCTACGATAACTTTCATCATTTGCTGGCTTTCTTACGTTTCATCTCCGCTTTAGTCTTTGCTGCCAAGTCACCCATCTGATCCCCGAAGAAGTTTTGTGGCCAATTCGTGATGTTTCCGTAGTCATCGACGTTGAGCCTCTCAATTTCAGATACGCCTTCGTTCATTTCACAAAAATAGAAGGCGGTATCGGCTGCGGAAATTTGTTCCTCAGCGATGCGCCGCATTAACCGTAGAATCAAGTGTTCACTATGACTCTCAAGGATAATCTGTAGTTGTCGATTCTTTACGACTTCAATGAGTAGATCTGCCAATTCTGACTGGACTTTCGGGTGGAGGTGTGCTTCAGGTTGTTCAAGGATAAGGATGCTTCCTTCTGGCACGTAATAGCAGAGCACCAACACCGGCAGGACCTGCGAAACACCGAAACCGACATCGGTGAGTCTGACTTCGGGACCTCCCTTATACTTTCTAACGAGAAATTCGTAATCTTTTTTTGTCTCAATGACAGGATTAAGGCGATAGGAAGCGATTAAATCTAACCGTTGCAGCCATTTAGGAATCTGTTCTTCAAGAGAACGACGTTGAATTAGCCCAGAAAAGAGCGCAGTGACCATATCTTCACCGTGCTGCCCTACTCCCCGCGAATGCTCACCTTCCCATGCGTAATGCCGACGGGGATATTCACGGAGCGGACCGAGATAGCGAATACTACGGAATAGGTTTTCAAAACACGTCTGGAGTGGCGAAAAAAGCTGCCGAACTCTAGGACTTGCCCCTTCAATTCCATAGCACCGGAATAAAGATTGAGCGGAAGTCGAAACCCCAGGAATAGAAACTGAATGGACTCCTTGACCATCTCCACTTGCCCGGAAAATTTGTTCGCCAACCTTATAACTAAATTGCACTCTGGAAACTGAATTTTCTTCGTTATGGATAACAAGATCAAAGGAAAGAGCCTTTATCCCATCTATCTGCTTTATGGTCAGTTTCTCAGACAATTTCCACGACAGAGAAATCCCAAGTGGTGAATCACGTCTGTGTCCGTGGATGAGGTCATCAAAACTCCCCAAGTTAACGAGGGAACTGTCATTACCGAAATCAATAATTCCTTCCCAACCCCATGGACGCTCTACGGTCTGCTTTAGCATGAGCAGCGTTTGCAGAATGCTGGTTTTACCGGAACTGTTCGCGCCGAAGAATCCGGTTAAGGGTGCTATCTGTAATTTACCGGTATCTTTCCACGATTTGAAATTTTGCGCGCTGAGTTCGGTAATCATGATATATACCTTGCTCTCTGACACAAAAAGAGAACATTTCTATCTTTAGCACTATACAGATGTCGCCCCTACGGGGCTAAAGAGGATGGTGAGAATGGGTATCTATCTACCTTGTGAGACAACACCTACCGTTCGCCTTGCTTGCGGATTTCGACTAACTCCCCCAATATACGTCTGTGAAGACGATGTAATTCAAGGACGAATCCGATGCCGATGGCAACCGACACCCCTGCTGCAACAATAAGCTTCGTTTTTAGGGACATGTGCCACTCCTTCGCTATGTGCTATGGAAAGTGCTTGGGTTAGAAATTTTCGACAATCGCTGCGCCGAACTCGGAGGTGCGGACCTTTGTCGCGCCTTCCATGAGACGCTCCAGATCGTAGGTCACGCGTTTTTGGAGGATGGTTTTTTCGAGTCCGCCAATAATCAGGTCAGCGGCTTCCTGCCAACCGAGATGCTCAAGCATCATAACTGCGGAGAGAATCAGTGAACCGGGATTGACGACATCCTGGTCGGTGTACTTCGGTGCGGTGCCGTGGGTTGCTTCAAAGAGTGCGACTTCATCGCTGAGATTACCGCCGGGTGCCATACCGATACCGCCAACCTGCGCCGCTGCTGCATCCGAGAGATAGTCGCCGTTCAAATTCGGTGTGACAATCACATCGTACTCATCGGTCCGTGTAAGAATCTGCTGTAACATGCTGTCGGCGATCCGGTCATTGACGATAATTTTGCCTTCTGGACACTTACCGTCATAATCGCTATAGAGTTCGTCTTCCGTGATTGTTTGCTCGGCGAACTCTTCTTTGGCGAGTTCATATCCCCACGCGCAAAACGCACCCTCGGTAAACTTCATGATGTTACCTTTGTGGACAAAGGTGACACTGCGTCTTCCGTGGTCGATTGCGTATTGGATCGCCATCCGTGCCAAGCGTTTCGTGCCGAAAATACTGATCGGTTTCACACCGATACCCGAATCTTCACGGATGTCAACGCCCATTTCGGTGCGGAGCAGCTCAATAACTTTCTTCACTTCCGGTGTGCCTTGTTCCCACTCAATACCGGCGTAGACATCTTCGGTGTTCTCACGGAAGATGACCACATTCATCTTTTCGGGATGCGTGACAGGGGCGGGAACGCCTTGGAAATAGCGGACAGGACGGACACACGCGTAGAGTTCAAGTACCTGACGGAGCGTCACGTTTAAACTACGGAAACCACCGCCAACAGGTGTTGTGAGGGGCCCTTTCAGGGCAACGCGGAAGTATTCGATCGCGTCGAAGGTATCCTGTGGTAGCCACTCATTGTACTTTGCCATGGCGTTTTCGCCAGCATAGACATCAAACCAAACGATCTGCTTTTCGCCGTTGTAGGCGGTCTGAACAGCAGCATCAACGACACGGCGCGTCACCTTCATTATGTCTCGTCCGATACCGTCGCCTTCAATCACAGGGATAATCGGTTTATTCGGCACGACGAGTTGCCCGTTGGCGAGTCCAATCCTTTCACCCTCTGTTGGTGCTACTAATTGCTCTAATTCAATCACTGGTATTCCTCTCTAAATGGTTTTCAGTTTTCAGTTATCAGTTAAAAGAGACCTTAGATTTAACGAATTCTCTCTTTAACTGAAAACCGATAACTAATAACCGATAACTCTTAAAAGGCGTTCGCCCCTGCCATCCGGTTATGTAATGCGACGACTTCGTTTGGAATCGTCATATCGTCGGTGGGTTTCGGAATAATATCAGGGTGCGGTGGGATAACGGGTCGGATAATTTTCAACTGGAGTTGTTCACGTGCATCCATCATCCAGCCGAAACCTCGGAAGATGTATGTCAACAACGTTCTGTCATTTTCATAGATGCCCATACCTTCTTGGACAGACCATCCGCCAAAGTCGGTGTTTGGCGTTAAACGGAGGGGTGGCTGGTCTTCACGTCCGGGTCGGACAAAGCCTTCAATGAAAGCGAGTTGGTAAATACGCTGTGCAATACTTAAACGCTTTTTCTGCCGATCATTGAGTTGAATATCACCGTTGTCAATAGCTTCTAAGAATGGATTAAAATAGATGGCGGGTCTGGGATCCTGTTGGATTTCATCGGAGCGTCCAGCGGCGGCGATTTCGGGGTGTCCAAAGGTCGGGAGAGCAGTCAGCATTCGTTGCTGGATCGCTTCTTCAAGAGCAGCGTCATCAAGGGATTCAATTTCGTTAATAAACGCTGTCATATCATGAATTGCGCCGAAGTGCCGGTTCCCATCTAAAGTCATCTGAGAGGCGACAAAAAAGTCGGAGACCGCGGCGGTGTGCAAAGTCGCCAGATAGCGTGCGACAACGTTGGAACCTGCGGAGCCGTGGTGGATCTGTATGATGCCCATTCGCTCCAGAATATCCGCTTCAATAGTGCTCGCCTCTCGCCCCAAGAGGAGACTATAGGAGGTCTGGAAAGCGGTTTTACCATTCTTTTCGTTTTCTGTGATGAGATCAGTCGCGCGCATCGCGAGGACTTGAGGGTGCAGTGCATTGTTCTCGCGGAGCTGATGCCGCATATAGGTAGAGATCGTTCCTACGGCGACATTCTCCATGTGCGTGTCAATGAGTTCGGCAAGAAGCTCACTGGGATCTCTTGTTCCACTAATTCCTTTTTGATCTGGATTGCTGAGTTTACGGAGTGTTGAGAAATGTTGAATGACAGCGTCAGGACCTGCTTCTGGGAAGGCTTTAACAAATTCTGCGATCTGATTAACAAGGCGTTGGTTACCTGCGAGACTTTCTCTGCGATCCGTTGTGACCTCATAAAATTTCTTATCTATTAATTCTGATAAAAGTGCTTCTTCATCAATCCCATCCGTATCGGTTTCAGGTCTCTTACCGAAAAGCCCTACGAAGATGACATACGCAGGACTGAGCCGGTCGGCGATAATCTCACTCTCGGACACAATACCGCGAAGTGCAAAACTACGGATATTCAATGTTATCTGTGTGCCAGCACAGTCAACCGCGGTCTTGTGAAGTGCAGGATTCGCGAAAACAGTTGTTGACTGAGGCATTGAACTGAAACTGTTAAGCACAGCTACAATTTTATCCTCGCCTAACTCAGCCGCTCTGCTTAAGGAATCCGTTACTGGGGCATACGCTGAGGCTTCTGGCACGCTCGACAGGATTTTTTGGACCGCGGCTACTTGTTTCGCCTCCAAATTCTTATTCAAAATGAGTTCTCCTTCGTTGACTTTTTAATAGAAAATTTCTTCTTGCAAGTTACTCCGAAATTTAACTCGTCCGGTTCCGTTTAAAAAAGTTTTGACTGACCGTCGTCAACACCGTAAATATTTTATCAGAATCCTGATTAAAAGTCAAGATAAAATTGGAAAATAGTTTTCAGTTATGGGTTATCAGTTATCAGTTATCGGTTGGTTCTCCTCGCAGTGAGAGTTATCAGTAGAAAAAGGTTCGTGAAAGGGCAACCGTAATTGTCTGAACATTTGCTGGCGAGGTGCGGCACGTAGGTGCTTATAAGAAAATCGCGTAAACTCTAAAAATTTGACTTGCAGAAATGCGGATTTTGTAGTATCATTATTAACGAGTATATTTGATTAACATTCCCCGTCAACTCCCCATGCTTTAACTTGTGGGATGTAGACGGCGAAGAACCTGAGAAAAAATAAACATGTGCAGAGCAACACAGACTGCTCAGCGAAAGACGGGTAAAAACGCATCGTAATCCTACAAAGTTGGTGGTTAGCGTCCATATCAAGCCAATGCAGCACTGCTGCAGACTGGAATGCGTGAGCGGAGTCAATATCTCCCGAAGTCTACGGACTTGTCGCGCGGCGTGCCTGGTAGAAAGGGCAGCTGTAAAATGGGTGGAAACAGAGCCAACCCACGACGTTGCGAAAAATAAAGCAAAACAGGCAGGCTTGGCTGCCTAAAGTGGAGCAGACGTAAGACGGTAGACTCTTTGAGGAAACCGCTGACTGCGAGGAAGCACAAGCCCCTACCTTTAGGTAGTGGGTACCTATGACGGGAACTATGCACGCATTCACACTATGGCAACGTTACAAACAGATATCGGTGGTGCGCCGCAGGGTGCCTCAGATTTTATTTTTTTTTAAGACAAGGAGCTTAATTACATGAGCAATGAAGCATTAGGAATGGTTGAAACACGCGGACTCGTCGGTGCGATTGAAGCCGCCGACACTATGGTAAAAGCCGCAAACGTCCAATTAGTCGGAAAAGAGCAGGTAGGCGGCGGTTTTGTCACTGTCTTAGTTCGCGGAGATGTTGGTGCGGTGCAAGCGGCAACGGATGCCGGAGCAGAAGCCGCAAAAGCCGTTGGCGAATTGGTATCGGTACACGTTATCCCCCGTCCACATTCAGAGGTGGAAACCATTCTCGGTGGAAAGCCTGCAGCGGAGAATAAGGCTAAATAATTGGCTTTGTAGGGTGGGGGATGACTTCAGCATCTCAGTCCTACACCGCTTTAGCAGAGAACACGTTCCCATTACCACGGGATGCGCAGCCTAAGGTGTCATCCAGTGGTTTTACTATGTTCTCGTACGCGCGCCCTGCGCAGTGAGGTACTGGAGGGTTGAATGGCACAAATTGACGAAAAACAGATTGAAGAGATTGTTTCCCAAGTCTTGAGAACACTGCAACAAGACCGACCGACGACAGCACAACCTGTAGCAGTTACAGGTGCGAGCTCTTCACGGGCAGGGGTTTTTGCGACAGTCGCGGAGGCGATCGCCGCGGCGAAAACTGCACAAGAAGCACTTGTTAAGCTCGGATTCGCCAAAAGACGTGAGATTATCGAAGCGATCAAAGAGGTATCGCTCGCTAATGCGAAACGTCTCGCTGACTTAGCAGTTCAAGATACGAACATGGGAAACGCCGAACATAAGGTGATGAAGAATGAGGGTGCCGTTACCCTCTCGCCGGGAGTTGAGGATCTGCTGTCAGAAGCGATGTCAGGTGACACGGGAACGCTCTTGATTGAGTACGTCCCATTCGGGGTTATTAATTCGATTACGCCCACGACCAATCCTACATCAACAGTAATCAACCACGCGATTATAATGCTGTCAGCCGGAAACGCTGTCGTCTTCAGTCCACATCCAAACGCTCGTGAGTGCACCGAAGAGACGATGCACGTCATCAACGAAGCGATTGTCAAGGCAGGCGGTCCCGCCAACCTGCTCACCTCTGTTGCAAATGCCAGTCTAAGAACAGCAAAGCAGATCATGGAGCACCCTGACATCGCTATGCTCGTTGCGACGGGTGGTGCATCCGTCGTCAGGACAGCACTATCGAGCGGCAAAAAGACAATCGCAGCCGGTCCCGGCAACCCACCGGCAATTATCGACGAGACTGCTGACCTGCAGGATGCCGCAAAACACGTCATCGCAGGCACCAGTTTTGACAATAACCTGCTCTGTATCGGCGAAAAAGCACTCTTCGTAGTTGAATCTGTTGCGAATGAAACGATTCGAGCACTCACACAGAGCGGCGGACATCTGCTCGACGCGAGCCAACGCGAGGCACTGGAGTCTGTTGTCACCGAAAAAGACGAATCAAACAAAGAATACATCGGTAAAGATGCGTTGACGATTCTAAACGCTGCTGGTATCACGGCACCCGCACAAACGACAGCAATTGTTGTAGAAGTTCCGGCTGACCACGGGTTTGTTATCAACGAATACCTAATGCCGATCCTTCCTGTTATTCGGTGCCGAGATTTCGACGAAGCGTTAGCAGGTGCGCTCAGGGCAGAGGGTGGACGTGGGCACACCGCAGTGCTCCATACGAATAATGCCAAACGTATCACACAATTCAACAAAGTGATGGACTGTAGCGTTGTGGTTATTAATGCTCCGTCTTACGCGTCCTGTGGACTGGAAGGCGAAGGATTCTTAGCGATGACGATTGCGGGACCGACAGGCGAAGGCTTTACGCGTCCACGCACATTTACACGCCAGAGACGATTAACACTTGCAGGCAATTTATCTGCACACACGCAGTGACGCAAATAGATTTATTTCCGACCGGTCTGGGTCGTTTAAAACTCTTGAGGAAGCCTCCTAAAGCCGGATAAAGCGTTATGCGAACAGAGATTGATGAGCTGAGAGCGTTAATACGCCATCATGAGCGCAAATACTATATAGACAACCGACCGGAAATTTCTGACGCAGATTTCGACGCGCTCATGAAGCAGCTTGAGGACCTCGAAGCGGCAAGTGAAGCACCTATCCCGCCAGATTCACCGACGCAACGGGTCGGTGGCGGTGCTGAATTAGGCACCCGTCTACAGCACCGTAATCCCATGCTGAGTCTGAACAATAATTACGACGAACAGGAGTTGCGGGAATTCTCGGAGCGCGTGCAGCGGTTATTAGAAGACGCACCCGTCGAATACGTCACAGAGCTGAAAATAGACGGGCTGGGGGTTTCGCTAACTTATGAGAACGGTGTATTTACGCAAGGACTCACCCGCGGAGACGGTGAATATGGCGAAGACGTAACAGATAACTTACGAACGATCCGTTCCGTGCCATTGCGACTTGTTGACACAGCGTCAGTGGTCCCGCCTGTCTTAGAAGTGCGCGGCGAAGTTTTTCTCCCGAAAGACTGTCTCAATGAAATTAACGTGCAGCGCGAAGCAGCAGGGGAACCACCTTTTGCAAATCCTCGGAACGCAGCCGCTGGTTCATTGCGTTTGTTAGATGCCTCCATAACCTCTTCCCGTCCATTAGATATTTTCGTGTATACCCTCAACTACGCCGAGGGATTTGAATCCGCAACGCACACAGAATCGCTCGAAAACATGAAACGTTGGGGACTCAAGTGTAATCCGTATACTGTCTACCATAAATCCATTGAAGACGTTCAAAACTATTATGAACACTGGTTAGAAAAACGCCACGAACTCCCTTATGAAACCGATGGCGTTGTCGTAAAAGTCAACCAATTCTCCCAACAACGCGAACTCGGCGCAACCTCCAAATACCCACGTTGGGCAATCGCCTATAAATTCAACGCGCAGCAAGCCACCACAATTATTGAAAAAATTGAAGTGCAAGTAGGACGCACAGGCACCTTGACACCGGTGGCGATTCTGAAACCTGTAACCCTCGCCGGTGCAACAATCACAAACGCTACTCTACACAACGAACAAGAAATTCAGACGAAAGACATCCGTATCGGTGATCGGATTGTGCTTGAGCGTGCCGGAGATGTCATCCCTAAAATCGTTGAGGTGCTAAAGGCAAACCGAACAGGTGATGAAGTTATTTTCAACTTTCCAGAGCAGTGTCCGGCGTGTGGCACGTCTGTCCAACGTACAGAGACAGAGGTCGCGGTCCGATGCGTGAACGTAGCCTGTGCTGCACAACTGAAACGGCGAATTGCGCACTATGCTTCGCGCAATGCTCTCCAGATTGAAGGTCTCGGTCCCGCTACAATTGACCAACTGGTGGATAAAGAACTGGTTCGCGATGTTGCCGATCTTTACGCTCTGAAGGTAGAACCGTTAAGCGAACTGGAGCGGATGGGGGTTCCTTCTGCACGCAACCTCGTCCATCAAATTGAACAGAGCAAGACAGCACCCGTAGAAAAATTGCTTTTCGGACTCGGTATCTTTCATGTCGGAGAAACTGTCGCGGAGACGCTCATTGAACGCTTTTTATCTTTAGACAAACTCAGCGAAATATCACTTGAGGAAATTGAATCGGTGGACGGTATCGGTCCACAGATAGCGGAGAGTGTTGTCAACTTCTTCTCGCAAAATCAGCCGTTGATTGACAAATTGCGGAAAGCCGGTTTACACTGTTTCACAATAGCAGCAGAGGATACCCGTTTGGAAGTGAGCGCAGTGACTGATACTTTTTTTAGCGGGAAAACGTTCGTTGTCACGGGAACTCTTGAGGGTATGACGCGCACGGAGGCATCTAAAGAGATTAAGACGCGCGGTGGTAAAGTTACATCAAGCGTAACAGGCAAGACGGATTACCTTATCGCTGGCGAAGGCGCGGGGAGCAAATACGCGAAGGCGGAAGAATTGGGCATCCCAATTCTAACAGAAGCGGACTTTTTTGGGAAACTATAACGGCACCCCGATCGTCACTCAGACGACTCGTAATACGCACAAGATGCCCGTAAACGACACTCTTCGCAGTTCGGCGTTTTCTTCTGACAGACCCTCGCACCGTGTCCAACGATTAACGCATGATATTCGTTGAACAGGTCAACATCGTGCGGGAGATTGTCCATAAATAGGGCGCGAAGTTTCTCATAGTTATAGTTGCCACTAACCCACCCCAGTCGAGAGAAAAGTCTATAGGTATAGGAATCAACAACAAAACTCGGTTTACCAGCAGCGTAGAGGATAATCGTATCCGCTGTCTCAGGACCGACCCCGTAGATAGAGAGCAGTTCTTCACGTAATTCAGGGACATCTTGTGTAAACATCACGTGCATGGGACGCTCAGCGATATATTCTACGAAAGCACGGACCTTCTGTGCCTTCATGCGAAAGTAACGCGAGGGGCGGATTAGTCGTTCCAATGTGGCTTGGCTGATGGAAGCTATCTCTTCGGGTGTAAAAGCATCGGCATTTTTGAGATTCTCCATCGCTTTTTCGACGTTGCGCCACGATGTCGCTTGCGTTAGGATCGCACCGAGTGCCACTTCAAACGGTGTATCTGCGGGCCACCACTTACGATGCCCGTGTTGCGCAAGAAGTTGATTATAGAGCGAAAATAATTTTTCGGTAATATTCTCTTCACATAGAATTTGCATACGTAAAAATCCTCAATGCTGTAAGAAAAGGGAAGATTATGGATTTAAGTTTCAGCACCAGCGCAGGCGATGGCGGTTGGAGCCTTGCCGAATGCGCAGCGTGGGCAAAAGCCAACGGATTTGACGCAATCCGTCCCAACGCCACCGGCGTTGTCGAACCGAGTGTCATTATACAATCTGGTGGTGAACAGGTCAAGGAAATTTTGGAGAGTCACGGCATCTACCTCGCCGCCTTGACAGCGCATAGTAACCTACTTGACGATGACTCGGAAACACGAGAGAACGCGCGCGATGCCTTGATGCAAGCAATCGAAGCGACACATATCCTCGGTGCGCCAGTGGTAGTGACTTACGCTGGCAGCCCCGTGAGTTGGCACTTCTACGGGCAGTTCTCCTCAGAACCGGGAAACCCAGGGGACAGGTCGGTTGAACTCGTCGGGCGATTCAAAGAGATGTGGACCCCTGTCGTCCGTTTCGCCGAAGAGAAAGGCGTGCAGCTTGCACTCGATTGCGCCGTCCGTATGGGTAATATCGCTTGTAATCCTGAAATGTGGGAACGTATCCTTGACGCGATCCCGTCAGATTCCCTGGGGTTGTCCTGCGATCCGTCGCATTGGCTATGGATGGGCATTTTACCCGCTGAAGATGCGATTCGTATGTTCAACGGCAAGTGGTATTACGCCGATGTGAAGGATTGCGAAATCAGTCCACAGATGAAATTTCGGCAAGGTATCATTGGGAACTGGTGGTGGCAATATCGTGTACCCGGACGCGGTCAATTGAATTGGGGTACTATCACCGGTGCGTTGCAGGAATCCGGCTACGATTATGTCCTCTGTGTCGAAAACGAGGATCGCGGTGCGCCAGGGTTAGACGGCTTTGCCCTCGGCGGCAGGTATCTCCGGCAATTCCTTTAATAGTTGTCAGTCGTCAGTAGTAAAAATCGAAATATGTAGACAGGTTTTCAGGAAAGCAAACGCCCAACACCGCTGGCGAGGGTGTTTTGCTTGGGTGTTCCTCTAGTATCCTCGCCTCTCTAAAGGGTCTAAGTAACTGAGAACTCTTGTAGCATAGACTGTTAGGCTGTGCATAGAACGCAAACTAAAAGTTTATGCTACAAAAGAGAAAACCAAATAGTCCTGTCCCCAATTCCATTGTCCCTTGAAATTGATTGCGATTTGTGTTAGTCTACAAATGTATCCCATTCTCTCCGAAACGGCGGATAAAAAATGGTAAAGCAACTACAACCAAAATCACACAGAATCGCCATTCTCGCCGAAGGCTCATTCGGTGTTCTTGAATCGAAGACCGCCACAGTTCTCGTGCGTTATCTCCCTGACAACGTAGTGGCAGTCATTGATAGTGCCAATGCAGGACGAGATACCAGCGAAATCATTGAGATCGGTGAAGGTATTCCAATCGTCCGAGACCTCGCCGAGGCGATACGGTTCAATCCGACGATGCTCGCGATTGGCATTGCACCTCCGGGCGGCGAGTTGCCACATCCCTGGCGCGCTATCCTCCGAGAAGCGATACAGAACCGCTTACACGTCATGAGTGGTTTGCATCAATTTTTGAGTGAAGATGCCGAACTCTCAGAACTCGCAGCAGCGCACGATGTGATTCTATGGGATGCCCGAAAACCGCCTGCCGATCTTCCCGTCGCGACGTGCAAAGCCGACGATGTCG is from Candidatus Poribacteria bacterium and encodes:
- a CDS encoding endonuclease III domain-containing protein; the encoded protein is MQILCEENITEKLFSLYNQLLAQHGHRKWWPADTPFEVALGAILTQATSWRNVEKAMENLKNADAFTPEEIASISQATLERLIRPSRYFRMKAQKVRAFVEYIAERPMHVMFTQDVPELREELLSIYGVGPETADTIILYAAGKPSFVVDSYTYRLFSRLGWVSGNYNYEKLRALFMDNLPHDVDLFNEYHALIVGHGARVCQKKTPNCEECRLRASCAYYESSE
- a CDS encoding sugar phosphate isomerase/epimerase produces the protein MDLSFSTSAGDGGWSLAECAAWAKANGFDAIRPNATGVVEPSVIIQSGGEQVKEILESHGIYLAALTAHSNLLDDDSETRENARDALMQAIEATHILGAPVVVTYAGSPVSWHFYGQFSSEPGNPGDRSVELVGRFKEMWTPVVRFAEEKGVQLALDCAVRMGNIACNPEMWERILDAIPSDSLGLSCDPSHWLWMGILPAEDAIRMFNGKWYYADVKDCEISPQMKFRQGIIGNWWWQYRVPGRGQLNWGTITGALQESGYDYVLCVENEDRGAPGLDGFALGGRYLRQFL